One Burkholderia thailandensis E264 genomic window carries:
- a CDS encoding ABC transporter ATP-binding protein, producing MTMAGLAIDARGLNKWFGEGEARTRALADVSVQARFGEMLLIVGPSGSGKTTLLSVMSGILRPDEGSVIVDGVDLWAQDNDAIAEFRLNRIGFVFQDYHLFPRLTTAENVAIPLILKRLDWDRALDAAHEYLDVVGLRNRASLPPVKLSGGEQQRVAIARAIVSQPDILILDEPTASLDGDTGRTIIDFVKHKVLSDKRCIVIVTHDSRIFDYADRILRMEDGKLMAIENGGGL from the coding sequence ATGACGATGGCGGGGCTGGCGATCGACGCGCGCGGGCTCAACAAGTGGTTCGGTGAGGGCGAGGCCCGCACGCGCGCGCTCGCCGACGTGTCGGTGCAGGCGCGTTTCGGCGAGATGCTGCTGATCGTCGGGCCGTCGGGCAGCGGCAAGACGACGCTGCTCAGCGTGATGTCCGGCATCCTGCGGCCGGACGAGGGCAGCGTGATCGTCGACGGCGTCGATCTGTGGGCGCAGGACAACGATGCGATCGCCGAGTTCCGCCTGAACCGGATCGGCTTCGTGTTTCAGGACTACCATCTTTTTCCTCGCCTGACGACCGCCGAGAACGTCGCGATTCCGCTGATCCTCAAGCGCCTCGACTGGGATCGCGCGCTCGACGCGGCGCACGAATATCTCGACGTCGTCGGCCTGAGGAACCGCGCGTCGCTGCCGCCCGTGAAGCTCTCGGGCGGCGAGCAGCAGCGCGTCGCGATCGCGCGCGCGATCGTGAGCCAGCCGGACATCCTGATTCTCGACGAGCCGACCGCGTCGCTCGACGGCGACACCGGCCGCACGATCATCGATTTCGTCAAGCACAAGGTGCTGAGCGACAAGCGCTGCATCGTGATCGTCACGCACGACAGCCGCATCTTCGACTATGCGGACCGCATCCTGCGCATGGAGGACGGCAAGCTCATGGCGATCGAGAACGGGGGCGGTCTGTGA